Proteins from a single region of Polynucleobacter sp. KF022:
- the rpsC gene encoding 30S ribosomal protein S3 encodes MGQKINPTGFRLAVTKNWTSRWYANNTDFAKMLKEDVDVRIYLKKKLKNASVSKVVIERPAKNARITIYSSRPGVVIGKKGEDIEVLRRELQKRMGVPVHVNIEEIRKPEVDAQLIADSITQQLEKRIMFRRAMKRAMQNAMRLGAQGIKIMSSGRLNGAEIARREWYREGRVPLHTLKADIDYATSEAETTYGIIGVKVWVYKGDTLGRGAEPQVAAPSAEPAAEEKKTRRAPSKTAARKPAAGTDKPLVAAKPAVKRVRKVETPAADTQKSGE; translated from the coding sequence ATGGGACAAAAGATAAACCCAACCGGATTCCGACTCGCGGTAACGAAGAATTGGACATCACGTTGGTATGCAAACAATACTGACTTCGCAAAGATGCTGAAAGAGGACGTTGATGTCCGAATCTATCTTAAGAAGAAGTTGAAGAATGCGTCCGTAAGCAAAGTAGTGATTGAGCGTCCTGCAAAGAACGCACGTATCACTATCTATAGCTCACGTCCAGGCGTTGTAATCGGTAAAAAAGGCGAAGATATTGAAGTGCTCCGCCGCGAATTACAAAAGCGCATGGGCGTTCCAGTTCACGTGAACATCGAAGAAATTCGTAAGCCTGAAGTTGACGCGCAATTGATCGCTGACTCTATTACTCAACAGTTAGAGAAGCGCATTATGTTCCGCCGTGCTATGAAGCGTGCAATGCAAAATGCAATGCGTCTTGGTGCACAAGGCATCAAGATCATGTCATCAGGCCGTTTGAATGGTGCTGAGATTGCTCGTCGCGAATGGTACCGTGAAGGTCGCGTTCCACTTCATACATTGAAGGCTGATATTGATTACGCAACTTCAGAAGCGGAAACAACATACGGCATCATCGGTGTAAAAGTTTGGGTATACAAAGGCGACACATTGGGTCGTGGTGCAGAACCTCAAGTAGCTGCTCCATCTGCTGAACCAGCTGCCGAAGAAAAGAAAACTCGTCGTGCTCCAAGCAAGACAGCTGCTCGTAAACCAGCTGCTGGCACAGACAAGCCATTAGTTGCTGCTAAACCAG